In Paraburkholderia caribensis, a single window of DNA contains:
- the leuA gene encoding 2-isopropylmalate synthase, giving the protein MLRNPAEKYRPFPTVRLTGRKWPTRTIDRAPIWMSTDLRDGNQSLIEPMSIAQKTEFFEMLVAIGFKEIEVGFPSASQTDFDFVRKLIDEKRIPDDVTIEVLVQSRADLIARTFEALEGVPRAIVHLYNAICPSFRKIVFNQSQDEVKALAVEGTRIIREHADARPQTHWTYQYSPETFSMTELPFAREVCDAVAQTWRPTRDHKMIVNLPATVEAATPNVYADQIEWMDRNLGYRDSIVLSVHPHNDRGTAVAAAELALMAGADRIEGCLFGNGERTGNVDIVTLAMNLYTQGIDPGLDFSDIDAVRRVVERCNQIPVHPRHPYAGDLVYTAFSGSHQDAIRKGFAQQQPDAVWEVPYLPIDPADVGRSYDAVIRVNSQSGKGGATYLVERGMGFALPRRVQIEFSHAVQKVADQSGEEVTGDAICALFAREYFEADGPAQRVNGSTVRWNKREIAVPATAAASIDGHEAYAKAVAQEMAVVAKHAIEITSFEAARTTDGRTVVFVASRVGDQPMRHGIGVAEDEMTAVVDAVVSGVNRAGWATVDRRVAA; this is encoded by the coding sequence ATGTTGCGCAACCCTGCCGAAAAGTACCGCCCCTTCCCCACCGTCCGTTTGACCGGCCGCAAGTGGCCCACCCGCACCATCGACCGCGCGCCCATCTGGATGAGCACCGATCTGCGCGACGGCAACCAGTCGCTGATCGAGCCGATGAGCATTGCGCAGAAGACGGAGTTCTTCGAGATGCTCGTCGCGATCGGTTTCAAGGAAATCGAAGTCGGTTTTCCGTCGGCGTCGCAAACCGACTTCGATTTCGTCCGCAAGCTGATCGACGAAAAGCGCATTCCCGACGACGTGACCATCGAAGTGCTCGTGCAGTCGCGCGCCGACCTGATCGCGCGCACCTTCGAAGCGCTCGAAGGCGTGCCGCGCGCGATCGTCCATCTGTACAACGCGATCTGCCCGTCGTTCCGCAAGATCGTGTTCAACCAGTCCCAGGACGAAGTGAAGGCGCTCGCCGTCGAGGGCACGCGGATCATTCGCGAACACGCCGACGCCCGCCCGCAGACGCACTGGACCTACCAGTATTCGCCCGAAACCTTCAGCATGACCGAGTTGCCGTTCGCGCGCGAAGTCTGCGACGCCGTCGCGCAGACGTGGCGCCCGACGCGCGATCACAAGATGATCGTGAACCTGCCCGCCACCGTCGAAGCCGCAACGCCGAACGTGTATGCCGACCAGATCGAGTGGATGGACCGCAATCTGGGCTACCGGGACAGCATCGTGTTGTCGGTGCATCCGCACAACGACCGCGGCACGGCCGTCGCCGCAGCGGAACTCGCGCTGATGGCGGGCGCCGACCGCATCGAAGGATGTCTGTTCGGCAATGGCGAGCGCACGGGCAACGTCGATATCGTGACGCTCGCGATGAACCTCTACACGCAAGGCATCGACCCCGGCCTCGATTTCTCGGACATCGACGCCGTGCGGCGCGTGGTCGAGCGCTGCAACCAGATTCCCGTGCATCCGCGTCATCCGTATGCGGGCGATCTCGTCTATACGGCGTTCTCCGGCTCGCATCAGGACGCGATCCGCAAGGGCTTCGCACAGCAGCAGCCCGACGCCGTCTGGGAAGTGCCGTATCTGCCCATCGATCCCGCCGACGTCGGCCGCAGCTACGACGCCGTGATCCGCGTGAACAGCCAGTCCGGCAAGGGCGGCGCGACGTATCTGGTCGAGCGCGGCATGGGCTTCGCGCTGCCGCGGCGCGTGCAGATCGAATTCAGCCACGCGGTGCAAAAGGTGGCGGATCAATCCGGCGAGGAAGTGACGGGCGACGCGATCTGCGCGCTCTTTGCCCGCGAATACTTCGAGGCCGACGGCCCGGCGCAGCGCGTCAACGGATCGACGGTGCGCTGGAACAAGCGCGAGATTGCCGTGCCCGCGACGGCAGCGGCGAGCATCGACGGCCACGAGGCGTATGCGAAGGCGGTCGCGCAGGAAATGGCGGTGGTGGCGAAACACGCCATTGAAATCACGTCGTTCGAGGCGGCGCGCACCACGGACGGCCGCACGGTCGTGTTCGTCGCGAGCCGCGTGGGCGACCAGCCCATGCGTCATGGCATCGGCGTAGCGGAGGACGAAATGACGGCCGTCGTCGATGCCGTCGTCAGCGGCGTCAATCGTGCGGGTTGGGCGACTGTCGACCGGCGGGTCGCGGCGTAA
- a CDS encoding cytochrome ubiquinol oxidase subunit I → MPASDVVDLSRLQFAVTALYHFLFVPLTLGLSWLLVIMESVYVMTGKPIYKDMTQFWGKLFGINFAMGVTTGLTLEFQFGTNWSYYSHYVGDIFGVPLAVEGLMAFFLESTFVGLFFFGWNRLSRIQHLMVTFLVALGSNLSALWILIANGWMNNPVGAEFNYETMRMELSSLFAVIFNPVAQVKFVHTVSAGYVTASMFVLGLSSWYLLKRRDIDFALRSFAVAAGFGLASTLCVIVLGDESGYTTGEVQQMKLAAIESEWETAPPPAPFTIVGIPNQQEERTDYALRVPYALGIIATRSIDEPVIGLKELMARNETRIRNGMLAYGALQKIKQGDASDATHAAFDQHKQDLGYGLLLKQFTPNVTDASAEQIKQAAKKTVPPVLPVFWSFRLMVGLGILFLATFVLAFFFCAQRSLLRDSRRWFLRWAVWAIPLPWLAAEFGWIVAELGRQPWTIAGILPTSLSASSLTTGDLYLSLAGFVVFYTALFIIEITLMFKYARLGPSSLHTGRYHHEQASKPAVGANTAA, encoded by the coding sequence ATGCCCGCTAGCGACGTCGTCGATCTCTCCCGTCTGCAATTCGCCGTCACGGCGCTCTATCACTTCCTGTTCGTGCCGCTGACGCTCGGCCTGTCGTGGCTGCTCGTCATCATGGAAAGCGTCTACGTGATGACGGGCAAGCCGATCTACAAGGACATGACGCAGTTCTGGGGCAAGCTGTTCGGCATCAACTTCGCGATGGGCGTCACCACGGGTCTCACGCTGGAGTTCCAGTTCGGCACCAACTGGTCGTACTACTCGCATTACGTCGGCGATATTTTCGGCGTGCCGCTCGCCGTCGAAGGGCTGATGGCGTTCTTTCTCGAATCGACCTTTGTCGGGCTGTTCTTCTTCGGCTGGAACCGGCTGTCGCGCATCCAGCATCTGATGGTCACGTTTCTGGTCGCGCTCGGCTCGAACCTGTCCGCGCTGTGGATCCTGATCGCCAACGGCTGGATGAACAACCCGGTCGGCGCGGAGTTCAACTACGAAACGATGCGCATGGAACTGTCGAGCCTGTTCGCCGTGATATTCAATCCCGTCGCGCAGGTGAAGTTCGTGCATACGGTGTCGGCGGGCTATGTGACGGCGTCGATGTTCGTGCTCGGGTTGTCGTCGTGGTATCTGCTCAAGCGCCGCGACATCGACTTCGCACTGCGCTCGTTCGCCGTCGCGGCTGGCTTCGGGCTGGCGTCCACCTTGTGCGTGATCGTGCTCGGCGACGAATCCGGCTACACCACAGGCGAAGTGCAGCAGATGAAACTCGCCGCGATCGAATCCGAATGGGAAACCGCGCCGCCGCCCGCGCCATTTACGATTGTCGGCATTCCGAATCAGCAGGAAGAGCGCACCGACTACGCGTTGCGCGTGCCGTACGCACTCGGCATCATCGCGACGCGTTCGATCGACGAGCCGGTCATCGGTCTGAAAGAACTGATGGCGCGCAACGAGACGCGCATCCGCAACGGCATGCTGGCATACGGCGCGCTGCAAAAGATCAAGCAAGGCGACGCGAGCGACGCCACGCACGCCGCCTTCGACCAGCACAAGCAGGACCTCGGCTACGGCCTGTTGCTCAAGCAGTTCACGCCGAACGTCACCGACGCTTCCGCCGAGCAGATCAAACAGGCCGCGAAAAAAACCGTGCCGCCCGTTCTGCCCGTGTTCTGGTCGTTCCGGCTGATGGTCGGCCTCGGCATCCTGTTCCTTGCCACCTTCGTGCTCGCGTTCTTCTTCTGCGCGCAACGCTCGCTGCTGCGCGACAGCCGACGCTGGTTCCTGCGCTGGGCCGTGTGGGCGATTCCGCTGCCGTGGCTCGCGGCGGAGTTCGGCTGGATCGTTGCGGAACTCGGGCGCCAGCCGTGGACTATCGCAGGCATTCTGCCGACTTCGCTATCGGCGTCGAGCCTGACGACGGGCGATCTGTATCTGAGCCTCGCGGGCTTCGTGGTGTTCTACACCGCGCTTTTCATCATCGAGATCACGCTGATGTTCAAGTACGCGCGGCTTGGTCCATCGTCGCTGCATACGGGGCGCTACCACCACGAGCAGGCCAGTAAGCCGGCGGTCGGCGCGAATACGGCGGCATGA
- the rsmD gene encoding 16S rRNA (guanine(966)-N(2))-methyltransferase RsmD, protein MSRTSPSRAKTGAKSAPSGRGQPHAIRIIGGDWKRTPLPVIDLDGLRPTPDRVRETLFNWLGQRLDGQRCLDLFAGSGALGFEAASRGAARVLMVERNARAAAQLRANQAKLAAGAIEIAEADGLRLAASLAPGSFDVVFLDPPFGEDLLDRALELAAPLISADGFLYVESGDSLDAAGHAALEGWTVVRQGKAGAVHYHLLQRENEE, encoded by the coding sequence ATGTCCCGTACTTCCCCCTCACGCGCAAAAACCGGTGCGAAAAGCGCGCCTTCCGGCCGTGGCCAGCCACACGCTATCCGCATTATCGGCGGCGACTGGAAGCGTACGCCGCTGCCCGTGATCGACCTCGACGGTCTGCGGCCCACTCCCGACCGTGTCCGCGAAACGCTGTTCAACTGGCTCGGGCAGCGGCTCGACGGCCAGCGCTGTCTCGATCTGTTCGCCGGCAGCGGCGCGCTCGGCTTCGAGGCCGCGTCGCGCGGGGCGGCGCGCGTGCTGATGGTCGAGCGCAACGCGCGCGCGGCGGCGCAACTGCGGGCGAATCAGGCCAAACTGGCAGCAGGCGCAATCGAAATCGCCGAAGCCGACGGGTTGCGTCTTGCCGCGAGCCTCGCGCCCGGCTCGTTCGACGTCGTGTTCCTCGATCCGCCGTTCGGCGAAGATCTGCTCGACCGCGCGCTCGAACTCGCCGCGCCTCTGATCAGCGCGGATGGCTTCCTGTATGTCGAATCTGGAGACTCGCTCGATGCCGCCGGACATGCGGCGCTCGAAGGCTGGACCGTGGTGCGGCAGGGCAAGGCAGGCGCCGTCCACTATCATTTGCTGCAGCGCGAAAATGAGGAATAA
- a CDS encoding YfhL family 4Fe-4S dicluster ferredoxin gives MALMITDECINCDVCEPECPNDAISMGPEIYVIDPKKCTECVGHFDEPQCVQVCPVECIPRNPEHLETQDQLMEKYNGLQAAKNA, from the coding sequence ATGGCCCTGATGATTACCGACGAGTGCATCAATTGCGACGTTTGCGAGCCCGAGTGCCCGAACGACGCGATTTCGATGGGCCCGGAAATCTATGTGATCGACCCGAAGAAGTGCACCGAATGCGTTGGCCATTTCGATGAGCCGCAATGCGTGCAGGTATGTCCCGTCGAATGTATTCCGCGCAATCCGGAGCATCTGGAGACGCAGGACCAGTTGATGGAGAAGTACAACGGGCTGCAAGCCGCGAAGAACGCCTGA
- the maiA gene encoding maleylacetoacetate isomerase — MKLYSYFRSSASYRVRIALNLKNLPYEYQPVHLLRDGGEQFKPEYRALNHDAVVPTLVDGDHVITQSLAIVEYLDETHPEPPLLPSKPIDRAYVRSIVQQLACEIHPLNNLRVLKYLKRTVGVNDEVKDAWYHHWISSGFAALEEYLVADGRAGKLCFGDTPTIADICLVPQVFNASRFNVDMSPYPTIRRMCEHANTLDAFARAEPSVQPDAE; from the coding sequence ATGAAGCTGTACAGCTACTTTCGCAGTTCGGCGTCGTATCGCGTGCGCATCGCGCTGAACCTGAAGAACCTGCCTTACGAGTACCAGCCCGTGCATCTGTTGCGCGACGGCGGCGAGCAGTTCAAGCCCGAGTACCGCGCGCTCAATCACGATGCCGTCGTTCCCACGCTGGTGGACGGCGACCATGTGATCACGCAGTCGCTGGCGATCGTCGAATATCTCGACGAGACGCATCCCGAGCCGCCCCTGCTGCCGTCGAAGCCTATTGATCGCGCGTATGTCCGCTCGATCGTTCAGCAGCTCGCATGCGAGATTCATCCGTTGAACAATCTGCGCGTGCTGAAGTACCTGAAGCGCACCGTGGGCGTGAACGACGAGGTGAAGGACGCGTGGTATCACCACTGGATCAGCTCGGGCTTTGCCGCGCTCGAAGAATATCTGGTCGCGGACGGCCGTGCGGGCAAGCTGTGTTTCGGCGACACGCCTACCATCGCCGATATCTGCCTCGTGCCGCAGGTGTTCAACGCGAGCCGGTTCAATGTCGATATGAGCCCGTATCCGACCATCCGGCGCATGTGCGAGCATGCGAACACGCTCGACGCGTTCGCGCGCGCGGAACCCAGCGTGCAGCCGGATGCCGAATGA
- a CDS encoding acyloxyacyl hydrolase: MEKKNKRSFNVAPKCVVVAALFGVSSLASADQFGIQIAGGVADHHVRKLDLGFVWDPNLTWWEIGGWHFALLGEAHAAWWHTDEGNVHEDIGEFGVTPVVRFIKSAGYFRPFIEAGVGVRLLTHPRISSNYTLSTAFQFADMVGVGAQFGEHQQYQFGYRFQHVSNASIKEPNPGINFQQIYVQYNF; this comes from the coding sequence ATGGAAAAAAAGAACAAGCGCTCGTTTAATGTGGCACCGAAATGTGTCGTCGTGGCAGCGCTTTTCGGCGTATCGAGTCTCGCCTCGGCGGACCAGTTCGGCATTCAGATTGCGGGCGGTGTCGCCGATCACCACGTTCGAAAACTCGACCTTGGCTTCGTCTGGGACCCCAATCTGACGTGGTGGGAAATCGGCGGCTGGCATTTCGCGCTGCTCGGCGAGGCGCACGCCGCGTGGTGGCATACGGACGAAGGCAACGTTCACGAGGACATCGGCGAATTCGGCGTGACGCCCGTAGTGCGGTTCATCAAGAGCGCGGGTTATTTCCGCCCGTTCATCGAGGCGGGCGTCGGTGTGCGGCTTTTGACGCATCCGCGCATCTCGTCGAATTACACGCTCAGCACCGCCTTCCAGTTCGCCGATATGGTGGGTGTCGGCGCACAATTCGGCGAGCATCAGCAGTACCAGTTTGGCTACCGCTTTCAGCACGTCTCCAATGCAAGTATCAAAGAGCCGAATCCTGGTATAAATTTCCAGCAGATTTACGTGCAGTACAACTTCTGA
- a CDS encoding fumarylacetoacetate hydrolase family protein — MGYVFAPAPVTAVPVIGSDDQFAVRRIYCVGRNYEAHAREMGHDPDREPPFFFAKPADAVLYVAPGATGEFPYPAQSKNVHFEMELVAAIGKAGKNISADSALDHVYGYALGLDMTRRDLQAEAKKLGRPWDTAKGFDHSAPLGPIHPVSKVGHVGKGAIWLSVNGEEKQRSDVSQLIWSVAETIAYLSTLFELQPGDLIFTGTPEGVGAIVQGDLMKGGVDGLGEFSVRVV, encoded by the coding sequence ATGGGTTACGTGTTTGCGCCAGCGCCGGTGACGGCAGTGCCGGTCATCGGATCGGACGATCAATTCGCAGTGCGCCGCATTTACTGCGTCGGTCGCAATTACGAGGCGCACGCGCGCGAAATGGGCCACGATCCCGACCGCGAACCGCCGTTCTTCTTCGCCAAGCCTGCCGACGCCGTGCTGTATGTCGCGCCGGGCGCAACGGGCGAATTTCCCTATCCGGCGCAGTCGAAGAACGTGCACTTCGAAATGGAACTCGTTGCGGCAATCGGCAAGGCAGGCAAGAACATCTCGGCGGACAGCGCGCTCGATCACGTCTACGGCTACGCGCTCGGTCTCGACATGACGCGCCGCGACCTGCAGGCGGAAGCGAAGAAGCTGGGCCGTCCGTGGGACACCGCAAAGGGCTTCGACCATTCGGCGCCGCTCGGCCCGATCCATCCCGTTTCGAAAGTCGGTCACGTCGGCAAGGGCGCGATCTGGCTGTCCGTCAACGGCGAGGAAAAGCAGCGTTCGGACGTGTCGCAACTGATCTGGTCCGTCGCCGAGACGATCGCGTATCTGTCGACGCTGTTCGAACTGCAACCGGGCGATCTGATTTTCACGGGCACACCGGAAGGCGTCGGCGCGATCGTGCAGGGCGATCTGATGAAGGGCGGCGTGGACGGGTTGGGCGAGTTCAGCGTGCGCGTCGTCTGA
- the rpoH gene encoding RNA polymerase sigma factor RpoH produces the protein MSNTLTLPSTLSPSSAKAAPAGALALSHASLLPGQLGNIDAYIQAVNRIPMLTPAEERQYATEYREQNNLGSARKLVLSHLRLVVSIARNYLGYGLPHADLIQEGNIGLMKAVKRFDPTQNVRLVSYAMHWIKAEIHEYILRNWRMVKVATTKAQRKLFFNLRSHKQGLQSFTPDEIEGLAKELNVKREEVSEMETRLSGGDIALEGQVEDGEEAFAPIAYLADSHSEPTAVLAARQRDRLHSDGIASALESLDPRSRRIIEARWLQVEDDGSGGSTLHELADEFGVSAERIRQIEASAMKKMRTALAEYA, from the coding sequence GTGAGCAACACACTGACCCTTCCGAGTACTCTGAGCCCGTCGTCGGCTAAGGCCGCTCCGGCAGGTGCACTGGCGCTCTCGCACGCTTCGCTTCTGCCCGGCCAGCTGGGCAACATCGACGCCTACATCCAGGCCGTAAACCGGATTCCGATGCTGACGCCGGCAGAAGAGCGCCAGTACGCCACCGAATACCGCGAGCAAAACAATCTTGGCTCCGCTCGCAAGCTCGTCCTGTCGCACCTGCGGCTGGTCGTGTCGATCGCGCGAAATTACCTCGGATATGGTCTGCCGCACGCCGACCTGATCCAGGAAGGCAACATCGGCCTGATGAAAGCCGTGAAGCGCTTCGACCCGACGCAGAACGTGCGCCTCGTGTCCTATGCAATGCATTGGATCAAGGCCGAAATCCATGAGTACATCCTGCGCAACTGGCGCATGGTGAAAGTGGCGACGACCAAGGCGCAACGCAAGCTGTTCTTCAACCTGCGCAGCCACAAGCAAGGGTTGCAGTCGTTCACGCCGGACGAGATCGAGGGCCTGGCGAAAGAGCTGAATGTGAAGCGCGAAGAAGTGTCCGAGATGGAAACGCGTCTGTCGGGTGGCGATATCGCGCTCGAAGGCCAGGTCGAAGACGGCGAAGAAGCATTCGCCCCGATCGCCTATCTGGCCGACTCGCACAGCGAGCCGACAGCCGTGCTGGCCGCGCGTCAGCGTGACCGTCTGCATAGCGACGGCATCGCGAGCGCGCTGGAATCGCTCGATCCGCGCAGCCGCCGCATCATTGAAGCACGCTGGCTGCAGGTGGAAGACGACGGTTCGGGCGGCTCGACGCTGCACGAACTGGCCGACGAGTTCGGCGTATCGGCCGAACGGATTCGCCAGATCGAAGCAAGCGCGATGAAGAAAATGCGCACGGCGCTGGCCGAGTACGCGTAA
- the ftsY gene encoding signal recognition particle-docking protein FtsY, with the protein MFSFFKRFKGSKAPDDTPEAPHADSGADVDMQDGAAPEAPAAARSQAVPDSADAPEFDPDYVPDAADFEDADDEAAEIIPPPVPEAAEKRSWLTRLRSGLSKTSSSITGIFVGAKIDEDLYEELETALLMSDAGVDATEFLLEALREKVRAERLTDPQQVKGALRTLLVELLKPLEKSLTLGHYQPTVMMIAGVNGAGKTTSIGKLAKHMQHFNQSVLLAAGDTFRAAAREQLAIWGQRNNVTVVQQESGDPAAVIFDAVGAARARKINVVMADTAGRLPTQLHLMEELRKVKRVVGKAMDGAPHEVLLVIDANTGQNALAQVKAFDDALGLTGLIVTKLDGTAKGGILAAIARQRPVPVYFIGVGEKVEDLQPFSAEEFSDALLG; encoded by the coding sequence ATGTTCAGCTTTTTCAAACGATTCAAGGGTTCCAAGGCGCCCGACGACACGCCTGAAGCGCCGCACGCCGATTCCGGCGCCGACGTCGACATGCAGGACGGGGCTGCGCCGGAAGCGCCCGCCGCCGCGCGTTCGCAAGCCGTCCCGGACTCGGCCGATGCGCCTGAATTCGATCCCGATTACGTCCCCGACGCCGCCGACTTCGAAGATGCGGACGACGAAGCCGCGGAAATCATCCCGCCGCCCGTGCCCGAAGCGGCCGAAAAGCGCTCGTGGCTCACGCGCCTTCGCAGCGGCCTGTCGAAGACCAGTTCGAGCATCACCGGGATCTTCGTCGGCGCGAAGATCGACGAAGACCTGTATGAAGAACTCGAAACGGCGCTGCTGATGTCCGACGCTGGCGTCGACGCGACTGAGTTTCTGCTCGAAGCACTGCGCGAGAAAGTGCGCGCGGAGCGACTCACCGATCCGCAGCAGGTCAAGGGCGCGCTACGCACGCTGCTGGTCGAGTTGCTCAAACCACTGGAAAAATCGCTGACGCTCGGCCATTACCAGCCGACCGTGATGATGATCGCGGGCGTCAACGGCGCAGGCAAAACGACGAGCATCGGCAAGCTCGCGAAGCATATGCAGCACTTCAACCAGTCGGTGCTGCTCGCCGCGGGCGACACGTTCCGCGCCGCCGCGCGCGAACAGCTCGCGATCTGGGGCCAGCGCAACAACGTGACGGTCGTTCAGCAGGAAAGCGGCGACCCCGCTGCGGTGATTTTCGATGCCGTCGGCGCCGCGCGCGCCCGCAAGATCAACGTGGTGATGGCGGACACGGCCGGCCGTCTGCCGACGCAGCTTCATCTGATGGAAGAACTGCGCAAGGTGAAGCGCGTAGTCGGCAAAGCGATGGACGGCGCGCCGCACGAGGTGCTGCTTGTCATTGACGCCAACACCGGTCAGAACGCACTCGCCCAGGTGAAGGCTTTCGACGATGCGCTCGGTCTGACGGGCCTGATCGTGACGAAGCTCGACGGCACGGCGAAGGGCGGCATTCTCGCGGCGATCGCGCGGCAACGCCCTGTGCCTGTGTACTTTATCGGCGTCGGTGAAAAGGTCGAAGATCTTCAGCCGTTCAGCGCCGAAGAGTTTTCGGATGCGCTGCTGGGTTGA
- the cydP gene encoding cytochrome oxidase putative small subunit CydP encodes MTITLDHRNAARRTFASRIVAWARGPTFARDILIVLAIKFALLFALKFAFFNHPQAQNMSLPPAQVAQALLSVPASASPPPSTQGDNHAR; translated from the coding sequence ATGACCATTACGCTAGATCACAGGAATGCCGCCCGCCGCACATTCGCCAGCCGCATCGTCGCGTGGGCTCGCGGTCCGACATTCGCCCGCGACATCCTGATCGTGCTCGCGATCAAATTCGCGCTTCTTTTCGCGCTCAAATTCGCGTTCTTCAATCATCCGCAGGCGCAGAACATGTCGCTGCCGCCTGCCCAGGTCGCCCAGGCGCTGCTGTCGGTGCCGGCGTCCGCCTCACCGCCGCCTTCGACTCAAGGTGACAACCATGCCCGCTAG
- the coaD gene encoding pantetheine-phosphate adenylyltransferase yields the protein MVVAVYPGTFDPLTRGHEDLVRRASSIFDTLVVGVADSRNKRPFFTLEERLEIANEVLGHYPNVQVMSFKGLLKDFVRVNNARVIVRGLRAVSDFEYEFQMAGMNRYLLPDVETMFMTPSDQYQFISGTIVREIAQLGGDVSKFVFPSVEKRLQDKVAVLEEARAAKP from the coding sequence ATGGTTGTCGCCGTGTATCCGGGTACGTTCGATCCGCTCACGCGCGGTCACGAAGACCTCGTGCGTCGTGCATCGAGCATTTTCGACACGCTGGTGGTCGGCGTGGCGGACAGCCGCAACAAGCGGCCCTTCTTTACACTCGAAGAGCGGCTCGAGATTGCGAACGAAGTGCTAGGCCACTATCCGAACGTTCAGGTGATGAGCTTCAAGGGGCTATTGAAGGATTTCGTTCGCGTCAACAATGCGCGCGTGATCGTGCGCGGGCTGCGCGCCGTGTCGGACTTTGAGTACGAGTTTCAGATGGCGGGCATGAACCGCTATCTGCTGCCGGACGTCGAGACCATGTTCATGACGCCGTCCGATCAGTACCAGTTCATCTCGGGCACGATCGTCCGCGAAATCGCCCAACTGGGCGGGGATGTGAGCAAGTTCGTGTTCCCGTCCGTGGAAAAGCGGCTGCAGGACAAGGTTGCCGTGCTCGAAGAGGCGCGCGCCGCCAAGCCGTGA
- the ybiB gene encoding DNA-binding protein YbiB, which yields MTDLTDTTPLPCARFIKEIGRGPNGARALTPEDTLALYTAMLDGRVGDLELGAILLAYRVKGESADELAAMLAAAHASFAPVNVKHGAYQAVSIPSYNGARKQPNLVPLLALLLAREGVPVLVHGVTEDPGRVTSAEIFAHLNLAPAQTHADIETSLANQRIAFAPIDTLAPKLARLLSLRRRMGVRNSTHTLVKILQPFAPAGLRLVNYTHPPYRESLTQLFVSHPDMAVGGALLARGTEGEAVADTRRQVQIDWLHDGICETRVSAERSSADAPEVALPEGRDAPTTAAWIAAALAGEAPVPAAITRQVELIVEIAQKAA from the coding sequence ATGACCGATCTCACCGACACCACACCATTGCCCTGCGCCCGATTCATCAAGGAAATCGGCCGCGGCCCCAACGGCGCGCGTGCGCTGACGCCGGAGGACACGCTCGCGCTCTACACGGCGATGCTCGACGGCCGCGTCGGCGACCTGGAACTGGGCGCGATCCTGTTGGCGTACCGTGTGAAAGGCGAATCCGCCGACGAACTGGCCGCCATGCTCGCGGCCGCCCACGCTTCGTTTGCGCCCGTCAACGTGAAGCACGGCGCGTATCAGGCCGTGTCGATCCCGAGCTACAACGGCGCGCGCAAACAGCCGAATCTCGTGCCGCTGCTGGCATTGCTGCTCGCGCGCGAGGGCGTGCCCGTGCTGGTGCATGGCGTGACGGAGGACCCCGGCCGCGTGACGAGCGCCGAAATCTTTGCGCATCTGAACCTCGCACCCGCCCAGACGCATGCGGATATCGAAACGAGTCTGGCGAACCAGCGGATCGCATTCGCCCCCATCGACACACTCGCGCCGAAGCTGGCGCGGCTGCTGTCGCTGCGTCGGCGGATGGGCGTGCGCAATTCGACCCACACGCTCGTGAAGATTCTTCAGCCCTTCGCGCCGGCGGGCCTGCGGCTCGTGAACTACACGCACCCGCCGTATCGCGAGAGCCTGACACAGCTGTTCGTCTCGCATCCCGACATGGCGGTGGGCGGCGCATTGCTCGCGCGCGGCACCGAAGGCGAAGCCGTCGCCGATACACGCCGCCAGGTGCAGATCGACTGGCTGCATGACGGCATCTGCGAGACACGCGTCTCGGCCGAGCGCTCATCGGCGGATGCGCCTGAGGTCGCGTTGCCGGAAGGCCGCGACGCGCCGACCACGGCCGCGTGGATCGCAGCGGCGCTGGCGGGCGAAGCGCCCGTCCCGGCTGCCATCACACGCCAAGTCGAACTGATCGTCGAGATCGCGCAGAAGGCCGCCTGA
- a CDS encoding nuclear transport factor 2 family protein, with product MPAKVIEAIRGLERDRFRAMVEGNGQQLDALLSDNVIYVHTNGKRESKQQFIDAITAGRRRYRQIEVQSQDVLPVGRETCVVTGRALIEMEANSGALLFPIAYMAIQAQEDGKWQLIAWQATRCAIE from the coding sequence ATGCCGGCAAAAGTGATCGAAGCGATTCGCGGGCTCGAGCGCGATCGATTTCGCGCGATGGTGGAAGGAAACGGACAGCAGCTCGACGCGCTGCTGTCGGACAACGTCATCTACGTCCACACGAACGGCAAGCGCGAGTCGAAGCAGCAGTTCATCGACGCCATCACGGCCGGGCGCCGGCGCTATCGCCAGATCGAGGTGCAGTCGCAGGACGTGCTGCCTGTCGGACGCGAGACTTGCGTTGTCACGGGGCGCGCGCTGATCGAGATGGAAGCGAATAGCGGCGCGCTGCTCTTTCCGATCGCCTACATGGCGATTCAGGCGCAGGAAGACGGCAAATGGCAGCTGATCGCCTGGCAGGCGACGCGTTGCGCAATCGAGTGA